The Microbacterium sp. KUDC0406 genome includes a window with the following:
- a CDS encoding YihY/virulence factor BrkB family protein, with amino-acid sequence MVTDSQSDSPGALATARTKLIRAALRLRVVRAALLHFGRRGPMLADAVTYRALFSVFAAVLLGFSVAALWLAGNDDAWNAVVSAVDAALPGLIAGEGGSGIVDPSAIRAPAGLSVAGALSAVGLIGSALGGIGSLRVAVRTIAGTSSEDVPWLRATARNLLLAVIVGVTFVGAAALTFASSLAVRGAAAALGISGDSAGVFWSVRVLSLLVVLALNAVLIVAAFRALSGVRAPWRSTWAGALGGAVGLLVLQELSGLFVGGAKANPLLASFASLLALLIWLNLSTQVILLASAYIVVATEEPTDRVLHVHGAQTLAQHRLRRAEQDVAIATSALRSAQRAAKQENEEA; translated from the coding sequence ATGGTCACCGATTCGCAGTCCGACAGTCCTGGCGCTCTGGCCACGGCGCGCACGAAGCTGATCCGCGCGGCGCTGCGCCTGCGCGTGGTGCGTGCGGCACTGCTGCACTTCGGACGCCGGGGCCCGATGCTGGCGGACGCGGTGACCTACCGGGCCCTGTTCAGCGTGTTCGCCGCCGTGCTGCTGGGCTTCTCGGTCGCCGCCCTCTGGCTCGCCGGCAACGATGACGCCTGGAACGCCGTGGTATCGGCCGTGGATGCGGCACTGCCCGGACTCATCGCCGGCGAGGGCGGGAGCGGGATCGTGGATCCTTCCGCCATCCGGGCTCCCGCCGGGCTCTCCGTCGCCGGAGCGCTCTCGGCGGTGGGCCTGATCGGCTCGGCCCTCGGCGGGATCGGCTCGCTGCGCGTCGCCGTGCGGACGATCGCCGGGACGTCCTCCGAGGATGTGCCCTGGCTGCGCGCGACGGCCCGCAACCTGCTTCTCGCGGTGATCGTCGGCGTCACCTTCGTCGGCGCTGCAGCGCTGACCTTCGCCAGCAGCCTCGCAGTGCGGGGCGCTGCTGCCGCGCTCGGCATCTCCGGGGACTCCGCAGGTGTGTTCTGGAGTGTGCGGGTCCTGTCGCTCCTCGTCGTGCTCGCGCTGAACGCCGTGCTGATCGTCGCCGCGTTCCGGGCCCTGTCCGGAGTGCGCGCCCCGTGGCGCAGCACGTGGGCCGGTGCCCTCGGCGGCGCGGTCGGACTCCTCGTGCTGCAGGAACTGTCGGGCCTGTTCGTCGGCGGAGCGAAGGCGAATCCGCTGCTGGCGTCCTTCGCCTCACTGCTCGCACTGCTGATCTGGCTCAACCTCTCCACGCAGGTGATCCTGCTCGCGTCGGCCTACATCGTCGTGGCCACGGAGGAGCCCACGGATCGCGTTCTGCACGTGCACGGCGCGCAGACGCTCGCCCAGCATCGACTGCGCCGCGCCGAACAGGATGTCGCGATCGCGACATCGGCGCTTCGCAGCGCGCAGCGCGCAGCGAAGCAGGAGAACGAAGAGGCCTGA
- a CDS encoding DUF2993 domain-containing protein, which produces MSDTSAYHTLPLPDDLVPAAQPKRRSRWPWVLLIVVVVLAALAVAAELVARAVVPGVVRSLVIENLDLPADQQLDVQTSGLLVPQLISGRLGRLDISSDSVEVGGITGAVDVTARGIPLGAGEIGSAAGTVTIAEDQFAALVEKSDLPIDEVTLDAPDVTVAGSVPVLGMSIPMSLTVTPGADAGELLLTPVSATLGGIDLDLAQLADRLGGIGSGLSETHRICIADQLPAGLVLTDLTIAGDTAVADVEVDGRIGIDPALQENGTCP; this is translated from the coding sequence GTGAGCGACACGTCCGCGTACCACACCCTGCCGCTGCCGGACGACCTCGTGCCCGCCGCGCAGCCGAAGCGCAGATCGCGCTGGCCGTGGGTGCTGCTGATCGTCGTCGTCGTGCTCGCGGCACTGGCCGTGGCCGCCGAGCTCGTCGCCCGGGCCGTCGTCCCCGGTGTCGTGCGCAGCCTCGTCATCGAGAACCTGGACCTGCCGGCCGACCAGCAGCTGGATGTGCAGACCTCGGGGCTGCTGGTGCCGCAGCTGATCTCCGGCCGGCTCGGCAGGCTCGACATCTCCAGCGACAGCGTCGAGGTCGGCGGCATCACCGGGGCCGTCGACGTGACGGCCAGAGGCATCCCGCTCGGTGCCGGTGAGATCGGCTCGGCCGCGGGCACCGTCACCATCGCCGAGGACCAGTTCGCCGCACTGGTGGAGAAGTCCGACCTGCCGATCGACGAGGTCACCCTCGATGCGCCGGATGTCACGGTCGCGGGCAGCGTACCGGTGCTCGGGATGTCCATTCCGATGTCGCTCACGGTCACACCGGGCGCGGATGCCGGCGAGCTGCTGCTCACTCCCGTGTCGGCGACGCTCGGCGGCATCGATCTCGATCTCGCGCAACTGGCCGACAGGCTCGGCGGGATAGGGTCGGGCCTGTCCGAGACCCACCGGATCTGCATCGCCGACCAGCTGCCGGCCGGCCTCGTGCTGACGGATCTGACGATCGCCGGCGACACCGCCGTGGCCGACGTCGAGGTGGACGGGCGTATCGGCATCGACCCGGCGCTGCAGGAGAACGGCACCTGTCCCTGA